One genomic region from Nitrospirota bacterium encodes:
- a CDS encoding FAD-dependent oxidoreductase, producing MGDRSYEYIIVGGGLAGASAVEGIRELDKKGAILLLSAEKHLPYDRPPLTKKLWFGKKKVEEIFLHDRKFYDENGVTVETGITVTSLDAKQRAVTTNAGNEYRYRELLLATGGIPRTLPIPGGDLAGICYFRTLDDYLKLRKGSTEGKTAVVIGGGFIGSEIAAALTINKVGVTMIFPEPYLVSRVYPEYLGRALLNLYLSRGIKVLADERPSAFSQEGDRFTTYTASGTKIGSDMVIVGIGIAPSLDLPRRAGLQTANGVIVDEYLQASLPGIYAAGDIAFFPYQALGKQTRVEHWDNALNQGKRAGLNMAGGHKPYDYMPYFFSDLFEFGYEAVGEVDAQLETFADWQKENDTGVIYYLKDDRVRGAMMCNVWDKVEAARELIRKNARVTREGLRGMIK from the coding sequence ATGGGTGACCGATCATATGAATATATCATCGTAGGCGGGGGCCTGGCCGGGGCATCGGCCGTCGAGGGGATACGGGAACTGGACAAAAAGGGGGCAATTCTCCTTCTGAGCGCCGAGAAGCACCTACCCTATGACCGCCCGCCTCTGACGAAGAAGCTCTGGTTCGGAAAGAAAAAGGTCGAGGAGATTTTTCTCCATGACCGGAAATTCTACGACGAGAACGGAGTGACCGTGGAAACCGGCATCACGGTCACGTCGCTCGATGCGAAACAACGGGCGGTCACGACGAACGCCGGCAACGAGTATCGCTATCGCGAACTGCTCCTTGCCACGGGCGGCATCCCGCGAACACTCCCCATTCCCGGCGGCGACCTCGCGGGCATCTGTTACTTTCGCACCCTGGACGACTACCTGAAGCTGCGGAAAGGATCCACAGAGGGGAAAACGGCGGTCGTCATCGGCGGCGGGTTCATCGGTTCCGAAATAGCGGCTGCGCTGACCATCAATAAGGTCGGCGTGACGATGATCTTTCCCGAGCCCTACCTCGTCAGCAGGGTCTACCCTGAATACCTTGGGCGGGCGCTTTTGAACCTGTACCTCTCGCGCGGCATCAAGGTCCTGGCAGATGAGAGGCCCTCTGCGTTCTCCCAGGAAGGCGACCGGTTCACCACGTACACCGCGAGCGGTACGAAGATCGGGTCCGACATGGTGATTGTGGGCATCGGCATTGCGCCCTCGCTCGATCTTCCGAGGCGTGCGGGACTGCAGACGGCCAACGGGGTCATTGTGGACGAATATCTTCAGGCGTCGCTCCCCGGCATCTACGCTGCTGGTGACATCGCGTTCTTTCCCTACCAGGCGCTCGGAAAACAGACGCGCGTCGAACACTGGGACAATGCCTTGAACCAGGGCAAGCGGGCAGGTTTGAACATGGCCGGTGGGCACAAACCTTATGACTATATGCCCTACTTTTTCTCTGACCTCTTCGAGTTCGGGTACGAGGCGGTGGGAGAAGTGGACGCCCAGCTCGAGACGTTCGCCGACTGGCAGAAGGAAAACGATACGGGCGTGATCTATTACCTCAAAGACGACAGGGTCCGGGGCGCGATGATGTGCAACGTGTGGGACAAGGTCGAGGCGGCCCGCGAACTGATCCGCAAGAATGCGAGGGTGACGAGAGAGGGCCTGCGCGGCATGATCAAATGA
- the rlmN gene encoding 23S rRNA (adenine(2503)-C(2))-methyltransferase RlmN: protein MQTGSINIKNLSFDDLTRELVSLGMKRYRAGQVHEWIYRNSADAFDEMTNIPKAERVLLAGRFFIPSPRLLKQERSSDGTTKFLFELTDRHTIESVLIPDEDRKTLCVSSQVGCAQACRFCLTGSGGFRRNLDAFEIVDQILFVEKLIASGERAGTVHQGGGGDFRREPVRYITNIVLMGMGEPLANFDNVVQALRVITADKGLGFSPRRVTLSTDGLAPEIDRLGTTGIRVNLAISLNATTDAVRDRIMPVNRRYPIGELLAACRRFPLDERRRITFEYVLLSGVNDSGEDARRLVHLLKGIRSKVNLIPFNPFPGSEFRRPADAAVRLFQKVLLDHHLTAPLRESRGRDISAACGQLREQEAALHP, encoded by the coding sequence ATGCAAACCGGCTCGATCAATATAAAGAATCTCTCCTTCGATGATCTTACCCGGGAGTTGGTGAGCCTGGGCATGAAGAGATATCGTGCCGGACAGGTCCATGAGTGGATATACCGGAACAGCGCGGACGCCTTTGACGAGATGACGAACATCCCGAAGGCCGAGCGCGTCCTGCTCGCGGGGCGTTTCTTCATCCCATCGCCCCGGCTGCTGAAGCAGGAGCGCTCCTCGGACGGGACCACAAAATTTTTATTCGAGCTTACCGACCGCCATACCATCGAAAGCGTGCTCATCCCCGACGAGGACCGGAAAACGCTCTGCGTCTCCTCGCAGGTCGGCTGCGCCCAGGCCTGTCGCTTCTGCCTCACCGGCAGCGGCGGGTTTCGCAGGAACCTCGACGCCTTCGAGATCGTAGACCAGATCCTGTTCGTAGAGAAGCTGATTGCTTCCGGTGAACGTGCCGGCACCGTTCACCAGGGAGGCGGCGGAGACTTCAGGCGCGAGCCCGTGCGGTACATCACGAACATCGTGCTGATGGGAATGGGTGAGCCTCTGGCGAACTTCGACAACGTGGTGCAGGCGCTCCGCGTGATAACGGCAGACAAGGGGCTGGGGTTCTCGCCGCGCAGGGTGACGCTCTCGACCGACGGCCTGGCGCCGGAAATAGACAGGCTCGGAACAACCGGCATCAGGGTCAACCTCGCCATCTCGCTGAACGCAACTACCGACGCGGTCCGCGACCGGATCATGCCCGTGAATCGCCGCTACCCGATCGGGGAGCTTTTGGCCGCCTGCAGGCGCTTTCCCCTCGACGAACGGAGGAGGATCACGTTCGAATACGTTCTGCTCTCGGGCGTGAATGATTCGGGGGAGGATGCGCGGCGGCTCGTGCACCTGCTCAAGGGCATCAGGAGCAAGGTCAATCTTATCCCCTTCAATCCCTTTCCCGGCAGCGAGTTCAGGCGGCCCGCTGATGCCGCGGTCCGCCTCTTCCAGAAGGTCCTGCTGGACCATCACTTGACCGCACCCCTGCGCGAGTCACGGGGCAGGGACATCTCGGCGGCCTGCGGCCAGTTGCGGGAGCAGGAGGCTGCGCTGCATCCGTAA
- a CDS encoding methyl-accepting chemotaxis protein, which translates to MTENKKIKPILAGLLLLAALPSLFTTWQVRLSAFIVCYGAALFLAISLLQRHHASLEEKHGQEQKIELAGIESILTPVAGHLQSKVQIIPVLTNQLTEVTKQTEQAALEMGEKFMGIVGRARKQSESASDAFGRLGVSGGDSSAISVSRQTFKSVMADLQTLTSSARETQQEMSVIAQDAESIRKIVGEIEYIAQQTNLLALNAAIEAARAGEAGKGFSVVADEVRKLSDRSNGAADKIKQLITKIGADMSAMYQKTEMSTAEHTAKSLQAGTAVDEALATLDAVVRDAKERLEELTKESDALARDISGIIVSMQFQDITRQRIEHVVEPLLQLKAESEQILAKLRDASVTHHRANASWIEKLYTMESERAVMNKTLLALNVK; encoded by the coding sequence ATGACCGAGAACAAAAAAATAAAGCCCATTCTGGCTGGTCTTCTCCTGCTTGCTGCGCTGCCGTCCCTGTTCACCACGTGGCAGGTTCGGCTGAGCGCCTTCATCGTATGTTACGGCGCCGCCCTGTTCCTCGCCATTTCCCTTCTGCAGAGGCATCACGCCTCGCTCGAAGAGAAGCACGGGCAGGAGCAGAAGATCGAACTTGCCGGGATCGAATCGATCCTAACGCCCGTCGCCGGTCACCTTCAGAGCAAGGTTCAGATCATTCCGGTCCTGACGAACCAGCTGACAGAGGTCACGAAGCAGACCGAACAGGCCGCCCTGGAAATGGGTGAAAAATTCATGGGCATCGTCGGCCGGGCGCGGAAGCAGTCGGAGAGCGCATCGGACGCCTTCGGCAGGCTCGGAGTGAGCGGCGGAGACTCGTCGGCTATCAGCGTGAGCAGGCAGACCTTCAAGAGCGTCATGGCCGACCTTCAGACACTCACGAGCTCCGCGAGAGAAACCCAGCAGGAGATGAGCGTTATCGCCCAGGACGCGGAAAGCATCAGGAAGATCGTGGGAGAGATCGAATACATCGCGCAGCAGACCAACCTGCTCGCCCTCAACGCGGCGATCGAGGCCGCGCGCGCGGGAGAGGCGGGCAAGGGGTTCAGTGTGGTCGCCGACGAGGTGAGAAAGCTTTCCGACCGGTCCAACGGCGCCGCCGACAAGATCAAGCAGCTGATCACCAAGATCGGGGCGGACATGAGCGCCATGTATCAAAAGACCGAGATGAGCACGGCCGAGCACACGGCCAAATCGCTCCAAGCAGGGACGGCCGTCGATGAGGCGCTCGCCACGCTGGACGCCGTGGTCCGCGACGCGAAGGAGCGGCTCGAGGAGCTCACCAAGGAGTCTGATGCGCTCGCCAGGGACATCAGCGGGATCATCGTCTCCATGCAGTTCCAGGACATCACCCGTCAGCGGATCGAGCATGTGGTCGAGCCCCTGCTGCAACTCAAGGCCGAATCGGAGCAGATCCTGGCGAAGCTCCGGGATGCCAGCGTGACCCACCACAGGGCGAACGCGTCGTGGATCGAGAAGTTGTATACCATGGAGTCGGAGCGGGCGGTCATGAACAAGACGCTCCTCGCTCTGAACGTGAAATAG
- a CDS encoding response regulator, with protein sequence MAKTVLVVDDSASMRQLVAFTIKEAGHDVLVAENGRDALGKIAGAKIDMVITDLNMPEMDGIELIRKLRGLPAFKFSPIVMLTTESQESKRQEGKQAGASGWIVKPFSPEQLLDVVKKFVK encoded by the coding sequence ATGGCAAAGACCGTTCTGGTTGTAGATGACTCCGCATCGATGCGGCAGCTGGTCGCTTTCACCATCAAGGAGGCGGGGCACGACGTGCTGGTCGCGGAGAACGGCAGGGACGCCCTTGGGAAGATCGCGGGCGCAAAGATCGACATGGTCATCACCGACCTGAACATGCCCGAGATGGACGGCATCGAGCTCATCAGGAAGCTCCGCGGCCTGCCGGCTTTCAAGTTCTCGCCCATCGTGATGCTGACCACGGAGTCGCAGGAGAGCAAGAGGCAGGAGGGAAAACAGGCGGGGGCCAGCGGCTGGATCGTCAAGCCGTTTTCCCCGGAACAGCTGCTTGACGTAGTGAAGAAGTTCGTGAAGTAG
- a CDS encoding chemotaxis protein CheA, giving the protein MSDRHRSVFLEEANERLEELEASLLELEESPADGELIGRIFRALHTIKGSGAMFGFERVSKFTHEIETVFDLVRNNRMSASRELINLALQARDRIKTMLAASDEAGPELERANVPLIESLKKLIPADVRKEPPAGPLPSAVETKAGERREAIATYRIAFGAGRNIFKTGIDPIRLLDELRGLGECTVVALTEPVPFLEDLDPEDCYLSWNVLLTTNRGLNAIKDVFLFVEDCSKVKIDVADVIDPSQNVDFQPYTKRIGDILVERGDVSPEVVRQGLSAQKRFGEILVGMGAIGPDKVTAALAEQEHVRDVREKRHKEESVMTVRVPAEKLDRLVDLVGELVTVQARLSQAASTHGNGSTDFLAISEEVERLTAELRDITMSIRMMPIGTTFSRFKRLVRDLSGELGKQIELTTAGAETELDKTVIERLGDPLVHLIRNSIDHGIETPAVREAAGKPRQGSILLSAVHAGANVLIQITDDGGGIDSDAVRIKAIERGLIAADAHLSEQELFGLILTPGFTTATKVSSVSGRGVGMDVVKKTIESLRGTLDITSRKGTGTTITLKLPLTLAIIDGFLTRIGSEHFIFPLSVVEECVELSRDDRERSRGRHLAHVRGQIVPYLRLRERFAIGCEAPSIEQIVITRVNDRRVGFVVDLVIGGHQTVIKNLGRYYHGVKGISGATILGDGTVALILDVPRLVRSAEFEETNAR; this is encoded by the coding sequence ATAAGCGACAGGCACAGGTCCGTTTTTCTGGAAGAAGCGAACGAGCGTCTGGAAGAGCTTGAAGCGTCGCTGCTCGAGCTCGAGGAATCGCCGGCGGACGGAGAGCTGATCGGTCGGATCTTCCGCGCCCTGCACACGATCAAGGGCTCCGGAGCCATGTTCGGCTTCGAGAGGGTTTCGAAGTTCACCCACGAGATCGAGACCGTCTTCGACCTCGTCCGGAACAACAGGATGTCGGCTTCCCGGGAGCTGATCAACCTTGCGCTTCAGGCGCGGGACCGGATCAAGACCATGCTCGCTGCGTCCGATGAAGCCGGACCGGAACTGGAGCGGGCCAATGTCCCCCTCATAGAGTCGCTGAAGAAGCTTATCCCTGCCGATGTCCGGAAGGAACCCCCGGCCGGGCCTCTGCCCTCCGCAGTCGAAACCAAGGCCGGCGAGCGGCGCGAGGCAATCGCTACCTACCGCATCGCCTTCGGGGCGGGTCGGAACATATTCAAGACAGGAATCGACCCGATCCGCCTGCTCGATGAATTGCGCGGACTCGGCGAATGCACCGTCGTCGCCCTGACCGAGCCGGTGCCGTTCCTCGAGGACCTCGACCCGGAAGACTGTTACCTCTCCTGGAACGTCCTGCTCACCACCAACCGCGGGCTGAATGCCATCAAGGACGTGTTCCTGTTCGTGGAGGACTGCTCCAAGGTGAAGATCGATGTGGCCGACGTCATCGACCCGTCGCAGAACGTGGATTTCCAGCCGTACACGAAGAGGATCGGTGATATCCTGGTCGAACGCGGAGACGTCTCCCCGGAGGTCGTCCGGCAGGGGCTTTCGGCACAGAAGCGCTTCGGCGAGATCCTTGTGGGCATGGGCGCAATCGGACCCGATAAGGTGACTGCCGCGCTCGCCGAGCAGGAGCACGTTCGCGACGTGCGCGAAAAACGCCACAAGGAAGAATCGGTGATGACCGTCCGGGTGCCAGCCGAAAAGCTCGACCGCTTGGTGGACCTCGTCGGGGAACTGGTGACGGTGCAGGCGCGGCTCAGCCAGGCGGCATCGACCCATGGCAACGGCTCTACCGATTTTCTCGCCATCTCGGAGGAGGTGGAGCGGCTGACGGCCGAGCTCCGGGACATCACGATGAGCATCCGCATGATGCCCATCGGCACCACCTTCAGCAGGTTCAAGCGCCTGGTGCGGGATCTGTCCGGGGAACTGGGCAAGCAGATCGAGCTGACCACGGCCGGCGCCGAGACCGAGCTGGACAAGACCGTCATCGAGCGGCTCGGCGACCCGCTGGTGCACCTCATCCGGAACAGCATCGACCACGGCATCGAGACCCCGGCCGTCCGCGAGGCAGCGGGCAAACCGCGTCAGGGTTCGATCCTCCTGTCCGCCGTGCATGCAGGTGCGAACGTGCTGATCCAGATAACCGACGACGGAGGCGGCATCGATTCCGACGCGGTCCGCATCAAGGCGATCGAGAGGGGTCTCATTGCAGCCGATGCACATCTGTCGGAGCAGGAGCTGTTCGGACTGATCCTGACGCCGGGATTCACTACGGCAACAAAGGTCTCGAGCGTGTCCGGCCGCGGGGTGGGGATGGACGTTGTGAAGAAGACCATCGAGTCGCTGCGCGGAACCCTCGACATAACCAGCCGGAAAGGGACCGGGACCACCATCACGCTGAAGCTGCCGCTGACCCTGGCGATCATCGACGGCTTCCTGACCAGGATCGGCAGTGAGCACTTCATCTTCCCGCTGTCCGTCGTGGAGGAATGCGTGGAGCTGTCCCGCGACGACCGGGAACGGTCCCGGGGCAGGCACCTTGCCCATGTGCGGGGACAGATCGTCCCCTATCTACGCCTCCGGGAGCGCTTCGCCATAGGGTGCGAAGCGCCCTCCATCGAACAGATCGTGATCACCCGGGTCAACGACCGACGGGTCGGATTCGTGGTCGACCTTGTGATCGGCGGCCATCAGACGGTCATCAAGAACTTGGGAAGATATTACCACGGCGTGAAGGGCATATCCGGCGCAACGATCCTCGGCGACGGCACCGTGGCGCTCATTCTCGACGTTCCCCGGCTTGTCCGAAGTGCCGAGTTCGAGGAAACGAATGCCCGTTGA
- a CDS encoding STAS domain-containing protein, with protein sequence MGANFQQSGTSVVITLEGEITLPHAAELRHTLIKALIDSDDISISLANAQALDLSCLQLFCSAHRSAVRLKKRLCLSGPLPQVFTDMVEAAGFGRLTGCKLDTEKSCLWAAAHGA encoded by the coding sequence ATGGGAGCGAATTTTCAACAATCCGGGACGAGCGTGGTGATCACGCTGGAAGGCGAGATCACGCTGCCGCATGCCGCAGAGCTGAGACACACCCTGATCAAGGCGCTGATCGACTCGGACGACATTTCGATTTCTCTGGCGAACGCGCAGGCCCTGGACCTCTCCTGCCTGCAGCTCTTCTGTTCGGCCCACCGCAGCGCCGTTCGCCTGAAGAAACGGCTCTGCCTGAGCGGTCCGCTGCCCCAGGTGTTTACGGACATGGTCGAGGCCGCCGGCTTCGGCCGGCTCACGGGCTGTAAACTGGATACGGAGAAGAGCTGCCTCTGGGCGGCGGCTCATGGAGCCTGA
- a CDS encoding chemotaxis protein CheA — MDEKSKPAFDDSSEIIVRELRATFQAEAQELLAELEQALLELEKDPNDGQQIGRAFRAMHTIKGSGGACEFHEIAGFTHELETILDNVRSGKVTATKEIINLTLAARDQIEAMFNVYYRGGTADPARCTEILEEFRQLLPGMELKGGPAAEPAAKSIAQPEAGAPCLTYRIRFKPAADIALHGINPVHLLNELRELGACKIIAHTEAIPLLEDFDPQACYTSWDAILSTCRGLDAIQDVFIFVKDGSDVKIDIIDRDGFLDDEKTYKKVGEILLERGDLAIGDLQKVLESKKRVGEMLVETGVVPSAKVESALLEQQHVRELREQRQGADAAQSIRVATSKLDTMVNLVGELVTVQARLTQTAATSRIPALLAIAEEVERLTASLRDNAMNIRMLPIGTTFSRFKRIVRDLSVELGKEIEMTADGAETELDKTVIERLSDPLVHIIRNCIDHGIEQPAVRQAAGKPRQGTIHLSAVHSGAHVLIRVEDDGAGLDVSAIRAKALERGLIQPHDELSERQVMELILAPGFSTAKSVTGVSGRGVGMDVVKKAIDGLRGSIEVTSAPRRGTAILLKIPLTLAIIDGFLTRTAGEHFIFPLSLVEECVELSQGDAAGTHGRHLAHVRGSLVPYIRLRDYFGINGAPPRFQQIVITNVDGRRVGLVVDTVIGEHQTVIKSLGKYYQGVEGISGATIMGDGTVALILDIPKLVRQVEHEETKIARGGATV; from the coding sequence ATGGATGAAAAGAGCAAACCGGCATTTGATGACTCCTCGGAAATCATTGTGCGCGAACTGCGCGCAACATTCCAGGCGGAGGCCCAGGAGCTGCTTGCGGAGCTGGAGCAGGCGCTCTTGGAGCTCGAAAAAGATCCGAACGACGGCCAGCAGATCGGCAGAGCCTTTCGCGCCATGCACACGATCAAGGGGTCCGGCGGCGCCTGCGAATTCCACGAGATAGCCGGCTTTACGCACGAACTGGAGACGATCCTGGACAACGTCCGTTCAGGCAAGGTGACGGCGACGAAAGAGATCATCAATCTCACCCTTGCCGCCCGAGACCAGATCGAGGCCATGTTCAACGTCTACTACCGCGGCGGCACTGCGGACCCCGCGCGGTGCACCGAGATCCTCGAGGAATTCCGGCAGCTGCTCCCGGGCATGGAGCTGAAGGGCGGACCGGCCGCGGAGCCGGCGGCCAAGAGCATCGCACAACCGGAGGCCGGGGCGCCCTGCCTCACGTACCGTATTCGCTTCAAACCGGCTGCGGACATCGCCCTGCACGGGATAAATCCGGTCCACCTCCTGAACGAACTTCGGGAGCTCGGAGCATGCAAGATAATTGCCCATACGGAGGCCATCCCGCTCCTCGAGGACTTCGATCCCCAGGCCTGCTACACTTCGTGGGACGCCATCCTTTCGACCTGCCGGGGCCTGGACGCCATTCAGGACGTGTTCATCTTCGTAAAGGACGGCTCCGACGTTAAGATCGACATCATAGACCGGGACGGCTTTCTGGACGACGAGAAAACCTACAAGAAGGTCGGCGAGATCCTGCTCGAACGCGGAGACCTGGCCATCGGGGACCTTCAGAAGGTGCTGGAGAGCAAGAAGCGCGTCGGAGAGATGCTGGTAGAGACCGGCGTGGTACCCAGCGCCAAGGTGGAGTCGGCCCTGCTCGAACAGCAGCATGTGCGCGAGCTCCGGGAGCAGCGCCAGGGCGCAGATGCGGCTCAGAGCATCCGCGTGGCGACCAGCAAGCTCGACACCATGGTGAATCTCGTGGGCGAACTCGTGACGGTCCAGGCGCGGCTGACCCAGACGGCGGCGACCAGCCGGATCCCCGCTCTGCTAGCGATCGCAGAAGAGGTGGAGCGGCTGACCGCCTCCCTCCGGGACAACGCCATGAACATCCGCATGCTGCCCATCGGGACGACGTTCAGCAGGTTCAAGCGAATCGTTCGCGATCTTTCCGTGGAACTCGGCAAGGAGATCGAGATGACTGCGGACGGGGCCGAGACGGAGCTGGACAAGACCGTGATCGAGCGGCTGAGCGATCCCCTGGTCCATATCATCCGGAACTGCATCGATCACGGTATCGAGCAGCCCGCCGTCCGGCAGGCCGCGGGCAAGCCGAGGCAGGGTACGATCCACCTGTCGGCCGTGCATTCGGGAGCCCATGTCCTGATCCGGGTGGAGGACGACGGAGCGGGCCTGGATGTTTCGGCCATCAGGGCCAAAGCCCTCGAGAGGGGCCTGATCCAGCCCCATGACGAGCTGTCGGAGCGACAGGTGATGGAACTGATCCTCGCACCCGGCTTCTCCACGGCGAAGAGCGTAACCGGAGTGTCGGGACGCGGCGTGGGGATGGACGTGGTCAAGAAGGCGATCGATGGGCTCCGGGGCAGTATCGAGGTCACGAGCGCGCCGCGCAGGGGGACAGCCATTTTGCTCAAGATCCCGCTCACCCTTGCCATCATCGATGGCTTCCTGACGCGGACGGCAGGCGAGCATTTCATCTTCCCGCTGTCCCTCGTGGAAGAGTGCGTGGAACTCTCGCAGGGCGACGCCGCCGGCACGCACGGCAGGCACCTGGCGCATGTCCGGGGATCGCTGGTACCCTACATCCGGTTGCGGGACTATTTCGGGATCAACGGGGCGCCGCCCCGCTTTCAGCAGATCGTGATCACGAATGTCGACGGCAGGCGCGTCGGGCTCGTGGTGGACACGGTCATCGGCGAGCACCAGACGGTCATTAAATCGCTCGGGAAATATTATCAGGGGGTCGAAGGGATATCCGGCGCTACGATCATGGGGGACGGGACGGTGGCGCTGATCCTCGATATCCCGAAACTGGTCCGGCAGGTTGAACATGAGGAAACCAAGATCGCCCGCGGCGGGGCTACTGTCTAA
- a CDS encoding methyl-accepting chemotaxis protein, producing the protein MKISRSITFRGRILFITGLMMAGILAITLLSLFTIRRELFEDRKVKTRHVVESAFGVLEYYHGLALQGKMTMDEAQRNAVAMIRQLRYDEKEYFWINDMHPTMIMHPYKSELDGKDLSDFKDPEGKRLFVAFVDAVKASGAGYVDYLWPKPDFKEPVPKVSYVKRFEPWGWVIGSGIYIDDVQAVFWAEARRYVVAMVLIMSLILAIGLLLVRSVNQGLTEAVRVSNRLAEGDLMLDISVTNNDETGQLLNAMKAMMERLRTVVTEVKSASDNVASGSQQLSVGAGQMSQGTTEQAASAEEASSSVEEMNATIKQNADNAQTTEKIALKSAADATESGRAVAETVAAMKDIASRISIIEEIARQTNLLALNAAIEAARAGEHGKGFAVVASEVRKLAERSQAAAGEISKLSTTSVEVAVKAGQMLARLVPDIQKTAELVQEISAASKEQTTGADQINGAIQQLNQVIQQNAGAAEEMSSTAEELSSQAEQLQRAIAFFKAAEPQASRQVAAVKHVPAWHRAAFAPVAPKPLPALGAAVHAGIALNLGHDGKGNDDRRDSEFERF; encoded by the coding sequence ATGAAGATCTCGCGAAGCATCACCTTTCGGGGTAGGATCCTGTTCATCACAGGGCTGATGATGGCCGGCATCCTCGCCATCACCCTCCTCTCGCTCTTCACCATCAGACGGGAGCTGTTCGAGGACCGGAAGGTGAAGACACGGCACGTGGTCGAATCAGCCTTCGGCGTCCTGGAGTACTACCATGGTCTCGCCCTGCAGGGCAAGATGACCATGGACGAGGCGCAGCGGAACGCGGTCGCCATGATCAGGCAGCTCCGCTACGACGAGAAGGAATATTTTTGGATCAACGACATGCACCCCACGATGATCATGCACCCCTACAAGTCCGAGCTCGACGGGAAGGACCTGTCTGACTTCAAGGACCCCGAGGGGAAGCGGCTCTTCGTGGCCTTTGTCGACGCGGTCAAGGCGAGCGGGGCGGGATACGTGGATTATCTCTGGCCCAAGCCGGACTTCAAGGAGCCGGTACCCAAGGTGTCCTACGTCAAAAGGTTTGAGCCCTGGGGGTGGGTGATCGGGTCGGGCATCTACATTGACGACGTCCAGGCCGTCTTCTGGGCCGAGGCGAGGAGGTACGTGGTCGCCATGGTCCTGATCATGTCGCTCATCCTTGCGATCGGCCTGCTGCTGGTCAGGAGCGTGAATCAGGGGCTCACCGAGGCGGTGCGTGTTTCGAACCGTCTCGCCGAAGGCGACCTGATGCTGGATATCTCGGTGACGAACAATGACGAAACGGGCCAGCTGCTGAATGCGATGAAGGCCATGATGGAACGCCTCCGGACCGTCGTCACCGAGGTGAAGAGCGCCTCCGACAACGTGGCCTCGGGCAGCCAGCAGCTCTCCGTGGGCGCCGGGCAGATGTCCCAGGGAACGACCGAGCAGGCAGCATCCGCAGAAGAGGCATCATCATCCGTCGAGGAGATGAACGCCACGATCAAGCAGAACGCGGACAATGCCCAGACGACCGAAAAAATTGCACTCAAGTCGGCTGCAGACGCCACGGAGAGCGGCAGGGCAGTTGCCGAGACCGTGGCCGCCATGAAGGACATCGCCTCCCGGATCTCGATCATCGAGGAGATCGCGCGCCAGACGAACCTCCTGGCGCTGAACGCCGCCATCGAGGCCGCCCGGGCAGGCGAGCATGGCAAGGGCTTCGCGGTCGTTGCGTCAGAGGTCAGGAAGCTCGCCGAGCGGAGCCAGGCGGCAGCCGGCGAGATCAGCAAGCTGTCGACCACCAGCGTCGAAGTGGCCGTGAAGGCGGGACAAATGCTTGCCAGGCTGGTTCCGGACATCCAGAAGACCGCGGAGTTGGTGCAGGAGATCAGCGCCGCGTCCAAGGAGCAGACCACCGGCGCGGACCAGATCAACGGCGCGATCCAGCAACTGAACCAGGTGATCCAGCAAAACGCGGGTGCTGCCGAGGAGATGTCCTCCACAGCGGAAGAGCTCTCCTCCCAGGCCGAGCAGCTGCAGCGCGCGATAGCGTTCTTCAAGGCGGCAGAGCCCCAGGCTTCGCGTCAGGTTGCAGCGGTAAAACACGTTCCGGCGTGGCATAGGGCCGCTTTCGCCCCTGTCGCGCCGAAGCCGTTGCCAGCGCTCGGTGCAGCAGTTCATGCCGGAATTGCCCTGAACCTGGGGCATGACGGGAAGGGCAACGACGACCGCCGGGACAGCGAATTTGAGAGATTTTAA
- a CDS encoding chemotaxis protein CheW — protein MAAAAIMETTQYLTFKLDDEVFALDIGKVREVLDFTSITKVPRTPDFMRGVINLRGSVVPVVDLRLKFGMSKTENTVNTCIIIVEVTVDGETTVLGALADSVQEVMDLGPGHIEPAPKIGTRLNTEFIKGMGKKDNRFIIILDIDKIFSTDELALVQAKKDSTAPEAGQQD, from the coding sequence ATGGCTGCAGCAGCAATCATGGAGACGACGCAGTATCTGACGTTCAAGCTCGATGACGAGGTCTTCGCCCTCGACATTGGCAAGGTACGGGAGGTCCTGGACTTCACCTCGATCACCAAGGTACCGCGCACGCCTGACTTCATGCGCGGCGTCATCAACCTTCGGGGCAGCGTGGTCCCGGTCGTCGATTTGCGGCTCAAGTTCGGCATGTCGAAGACGGAGAATACGGTGAACACGTGCATCATCATCGTCGAGGTCACGGTCGACGGCGAAACCACGGTCCTGGGAGCCTTGGCCGATTCCGTCCAGGAGGTGATGGACCTCGGGCCCGGCCACATCGAACCGGCACCGAAGATCGGGACGAGGCTGAACACGGAGTTCATCAAGGGCATGGGCAAGAAGGACAACCGTTTCATTATCATCCTCGACATCGACAAGATCTTCTCGACCGATGAACTGGCCCTGGTCCAGGCCAAAAAGGACTCCACCGCTCCGGAAGCGGGCCAGCAGGACTGA